One Melanotaenia boesemani isolate fMelBoe1 chromosome 8, fMelBoe1.pri, whole genome shotgun sequence DNA segment encodes these proteins:
- the LOC121644765 gene encoding mRNA decay activator protein ZFP36L3-like has translation MQLGLILAALLCFTTWANLVHAMHGPVQSCSCLLWSNTKVPPDRIKSYTIQKEGACTIAAVIFQTKKKKTICSDPNSSWAISVIQKVDERVQASSKKTPKEKGSDMTPTSRIARTTVMTPASGVTSGATMAPGSDMAPAATMSLTSDFAPAATMAPASGIAPASSVAPAATMAPGSDMAPAATMSLTSDFAPAATMAPGSDIAPVATMVPASSIAPVVTMTSGSAVAPAKAPKKKNISRKRRFWKKNRKMRQWQRKLC, from the exons ATGCAGTTGGGCCTGATTCTAGCCGCTCTTCTCTGTTTTACCACATGGGCGAACTTGGTACATGCAA TGCATGGACCTGTGCAGTCCTGTTCATGTCTTTTGTGGTCAAACACCAAAGTCCCTCCTGATAGAATTAAAAGTTACACCATTCAGAAGGAAGGTGCCTGTACCATTGCAGCAGTTAT AtttcagacaaagaaaaaaaagacaatttgtTCCGACCCCAACAGCAGCTGGGCAATAAGTGTGATTCAGAAGGTTGATGAGAGGGTACAAGCATCATCGAAGAAGACACCAAAGGAAAAGGGAAGTGACATGACACCAACAAGTCGCATTGCAAGAACAACAGTCATGACACCAGCAAGCGGTGTGACATCAGGAGCAACCATGGCACCAGGAAGTGACATGGCACCAGCAGCAACTATGTCATTAACAAGTGACTTTGCACCAGCAGCAACCATGGCACCAGCAAGTGGCATTGCACCAGCAAGCAGTGTGGCACCAGCAGCAACCATGGCACCAGGAAGTGACATGGCACCAGCAGCAACTATGTCATTAACAAGTGACTTTGCACCAGCAGCAACCATGGCACCAGGAAGTGACATTGCACCAGTAGCAACCATGGTACCAGCAAGCAGCATTGCACCAGTAGTGACCATGACATCGGGAAGCGCCGTTGCACCAGCAAAggcacccaaaaaaaaaaacatatctagGAAGAGACGATTCTGGAAAAAGAACAGGAAAATGAGACAGTGGCAGAGAAAACTGTGTTGA